The proteins below are encoded in one region of Pseudomonas entomophila L48:
- a CDS encoding putative bifunctional diguanylate cyclase/phosphodiesterase has protein sequence MLIGSYSSSLVLISLCVAILASYTALDLTGRIATAKGRAVHLWMLGGAFAMGIGIWSMHFIGMLAFSLPINLGYDTTLTALSLLIAVASSGFALWLVSQPKLPWQQLGFGALIMGSGIACMHYTGMAALRMQPGIDYDPTLFGASLAIAVGASAAALWIAFRLRQHTPYVRQFRGLAAVVMGIAIVGMHYTGMAAANFPTGSYCGALVDGLAGDGLDYLVLITTLAVLSVALLTSVLDARLEARTAELARSLTLANQELTQLALHDTLTGLPNRTLLADRIDQAIGRVAEQGGCFALMFIDLDGFKPVNDAFGHHVGDLLLKAVAARLRGHLHSQDTLARIGGDEFVLLVELGEPDDAMGVAVKQVNLVSRPFRVAEHDLQLTASLGIVLYPGNGADQHELLRNADAAMYHAKSAGKNGYSFFDASMNTNARQQLQLLQDLRTALEQGQFRLHYQPKFDAAARQPIGAEALLRWEHPQHGLMLPDRFIGLAEKTGLIIPIGEWVLGEACRQMRQWMDQGHDDWRIAVNLSAIQFCHAGLVDSVARALNDNGLPANRLTLEITETTAMRDADASLTVLQRLSDMGVDLSIDDFGTGYSSLMYLKRLPANELKIDRGFVRDLEQDSDDAAIVSAIVALGQALGLRIVAEGVETDRQQDFLTRLGCDSLQGYLLGQPVPPEQFMQRLEQAGKGAGQTVG, from the coding sequence ATGCTGATCGGTAGCTACTCCTCCTCGCTGGTGTTGATCTCGCTGTGCGTGGCCATTCTTGCCTCTTACACGGCGCTGGACCTCACCGGGCGCATTGCCACGGCCAAGGGGCGGGCGGTGCATTTGTGGATGCTGGGCGGCGCCTTTGCCATGGGCATTGGCATCTGGTCGATGCACTTCATCGGCATGCTGGCGTTCAGCTTGCCGATCAACCTGGGCTACGACACCACGCTGACGGCGTTGTCGCTGCTGATCGCGGTGGCATCCTCGGGCTTCGCCTTGTGGCTGGTGAGCCAACCCAAGTTGCCCTGGCAGCAACTGGGCTTCGGCGCGCTGATCATGGGCAGCGGCATCGCCTGCATGCACTACACCGGCATGGCGGCGCTACGCATGCAGCCGGGCATCGACTACGACCCGACGCTGTTCGGCGCCTCGCTGGCCATCGCGGTCGGGGCCTCGGCGGCCGCACTGTGGATCGCCTTCCGCCTGCGCCAGCACACCCCGTATGTGCGGCAATTCCGTGGGCTGGCAGCGGTGGTGATGGGCATCGCCATCGTCGGCATGCACTACACCGGCATGGCCGCGGCGAATTTCCCCACGGGGAGTTACTGCGGCGCCCTGGTCGACGGCCTGGCCGGCGATGGCCTGGACTACCTGGTGCTGATCACCACCCTGGCGGTGCTCTCGGTGGCGCTGCTGACCTCGGTGCTGGATGCCCGCCTGGAAGCGCGCACGGCGGAGCTGGCGCGTTCGCTGACCCTGGCCAACCAGGAACTGACGCAACTGGCCCTGCACGACACCCTCACCGGCCTGCCCAACCGCACCTTGCTGGCCGACCGTATCGACCAGGCCATCGGCCGGGTGGCGGAGCAGGGCGGCTGTTTCGCCCTGATGTTCATCGACCTGGACGGCTTCAAGCCGGTCAACGACGCCTTCGGCCACCATGTCGGCGACCTGCTGCTCAAGGCGGTGGCGGCGCGCCTGCGCGGGCACCTGCACAGCCAGGACACCCTGGCGCGGATCGGCGGCGACGAGTTCGTGCTGCTGGTGGAGTTGGGTGAGCCGGACGACGCCATGGGCGTGGCGGTCAAGCAGGTCAACCTGGTGTCGCGGCCCTTCCGCGTGGCCGAGCACGACTTGCAACTGACGGCGAGCCTGGGCATCGTGCTCTACCCGGGCAACGGCGCCGACCAGCACGAACTGCTGCGCAACGCCGACGCCGCCATGTACCACGCCAAGAGCGCCGGCAAGAACGGCTACAGCTTCTTCGACGCCTCGATGAACACCAACGCGCGCCAGCAGCTGCAACTGCTGCAGGACCTGCGCACGGCGCTGGAGCAGGGCCAGTTCCGCCTGCACTACCAACCCAAGTTCGACGCCGCCGCGCGCCAGCCCATCGGCGCCGAGGCGCTGCTGCGCTGGGAGCACCCGCAGCACGGCCTGATGCTGCCGGACCGCTTCATCGGCCTGGCCGAAAAGACCGGCTTGATCATCCCCATCGGCGAATGGGTGCTGGGCGAGGCCTGCCGGCAGATGCGCCAGTGGATGGACCAGGGCCACGACGACTGGCGCATCGCGGTCAACCTGTCGGCGATCCAGTTCTGCCACGCGGGGCTGGTGGACAGCGTGGCACGGGCGTTGAACGACAATGGCCTGCCGGCCAACCGCCTGACCCTGGAGATCACCGAGACCACCGCCATGCGCGACGCCGACGCCAGCCTGACTGTGCTGCAGCGCCTGTCCGACATGGGCGTGGACCTGTCCATCGATGACTTCGGCACCGGCTATTCCAGCCTGATGTACCTCAAGCGCCTGCCGGCCAACGAGCTGAAGATCGACCGTGGCTTCGTCCGCGACCTGGAGCAGGACAGCGACGACGCGGCGATCGTCTCGGCGATCGTCGCCCTGGGCCAGGCGCTGGGCCTGCGCATTGTCGCCGAAGGGGTCGAGACCGACCGCCAGCAGGACTTCCTCACCCGCCTGGGCTGTGACTCGTTGCAGGGCTACCTGCTGGGG
- a CDS encoding LysR substrate-binding domain-containing protein: MPAVGNFEGHELVVYEPYWRDQARPTLVDVPIGEGRVVLAANASLMLRRAIGQGLGIGEIPVALGLRDGLQRIWPALARAKPSEVWMVTHQDLRHTARVRVVIDHLVHAFAENS; this comes from the coding sequence GTGCCGGCCGTCGGCAACTTCGAGGGCCACGAACTGGTGGTGTATGAGCCGTACTGGCGCGACCAGGCCCGGCCGACCCTGGTGGACGTGCCCATCGGTGAGGGCAGGGTGGTGCTGGCCGCCAACGCCAGCCTGATGCTGCGCCGGGCGATCGGCCAGGGCCTGGGCATCGGCGAAATCCCCGTGGCGCTTGGCCTGCGCGACGGCCTGCAGCGGATCTGGCCGGCGCTTGCACGGGCAAAGCCCTCCGAGGTGTGGATGGTCACCCACCAGGACCTGCGTCACACCGCCCGGGTGCGGGTGGTGATCGATCACCTGGTCCATGCGTTCGCTGAAAATTCTTGA
- a CDS encoding IS256 family transposase: MTKPTIALTELVEKGADADLLKQMIQFVAQRMMEFDVESLCGAGFDVKSPDRTTSRNGYRDRLWQTRAGDVDLKIPKLRQGSYFPGFLEPRRTAEKAMAAVIQEAYIQGVSTRSVDELVKAMGMTGISKSQVSRLAGEIDERVHAFLDRPLEGDWPYLWIDATYVKVREAGRIVSVAVIIAVAVNTDGGREVLGMRVGPSEAEPFWTDFLRSLMRRGLRGVKLVISDAHEGLKAAVSKVFNATWQHCRVHFMRNAMAHVGKGQRTMVAALLRTVFAQDSRAECHQQWRLVADQLREKYPKIATLMDGCEDEMLAHMAFPKAHRQQLHSTNPLERLNAEIKRRTDVVGIFPNDPAITRLVGAMLLEQNDEWCLQRRYMQLEAFEAVSDNPQAKLSAVIN; encoded by the coding sequence ATGACCAAGCCCACTATCGCATTGACTGAGTTGGTTGAGAAAGGGGCAGACGCTGATCTGCTCAAGCAAATGATCCAGTTCGTTGCCCAGCGCATGATGGAGTTTGATGTCGAAAGCCTGTGCGGCGCCGGCTTCGATGTCAAAAGCCCCGACCGGACGACCAGCCGCAACGGCTACCGGGATCGCCTCTGGCAAACCCGCGCTGGCGATGTTGACCTGAAGATTCCCAAACTGCGCCAAGGCAGCTACTTTCCAGGCTTCCTTGAGCCTCGACGCACTGCCGAGAAAGCGATGGCAGCGGTGATCCAGGAAGCCTATATCCAGGGCGTTTCAACGCGCTCAGTGGACGAGCTGGTCAAAGCCATGGGCATGACTGGCATCTCCAAGAGCCAAGTGTCACGGCTGGCTGGCGAGATTGATGAACGTGTCCACGCCTTCCTTGATCGCCCGCTTGAAGGCGACTGGCCCTATCTCTGGATTGATGCCACCTACGTCAAAGTGCGGGAGGCTGGGCGCATCGTCTCAGTCGCCGTCATAATCGCCGTGGCCGTGAACACCGATGGTGGCCGTGAAGTCCTGGGCATGCGGGTTGGCCCGTCAGAAGCTGAGCCCTTCTGGACGGACTTCCTGCGAAGCCTGATGCGGCGTGGCCTGCGTGGCGTGAAGCTGGTCATCTCCGACGCCCACGAAGGCCTCAAGGCGGCTGTTTCCAAAGTCTTCAATGCAACCTGGCAGCACTGCCGCGTGCATTTCATGCGTAACGCCATGGCCCATGTCGGCAAGGGCCAGCGCACCATGGTGGCGGCGCTTCTGCGCACGGTTTTCGCCCAGGACAGCCGTGCCGAATGTCACCAGCAGTGGCGCCTGGTCGCCGACCAACTGCGCGAAAAGTACCCCAAGATCGCGACGCTTATGGACGGCTGCGAGGATGAAATGCTGGCACACATGGCGTTTCCCAAAGCGCACCGACAGCAGTTGCACAGCACCAATCCACTGGAACGGCTCAACGCTGAAATCAAACGTCGCACCGACGTCGTGGGCATCTTTCCCAACGACCCTGCAATCACACGGCTGGTAGGCGCGATGCTGCTGGAGCAGAACGACGAGTGGTGCCTGCAACGGCGATATATGCAGTTGGAGGCCTTCGAGGCGGTCAGCGATAATCCACAGGCCAAGCTGTCGGCCGTGATCAATTAA
- a CDS encoding LysR family transcriptional regulator, producing MNWDDARMLLALSREQTLRRAARVLRVDQATVGRRVAALEADLGSTLFLRTPAGYQLTALGEVAVEMALKMEQAALELTRRIGGADNELAGEVRIATTDSLAQDFVIPALAQLHREHPGIRVVLSGSSEIVNLSQRETDIAIRNLRPDNPDLVLRKLASWTMGLFASADYVQRRGMPAVGNFEGHELVVYEPYWRDQARPTLVDVPIGEGRVVLAANASLMLRRAIGQGLGIGEIPVELGLLDGLQRIWPECTRAKPYEVWMVTHQDLRHTARVRVVIDHLVRAFAA from the coding sequence TTGAACTGGGACGACGCCCGCATGCTTCTGGCCCTGAGCCGCGAACAGACCCTGCGCCGCGCCGCGCGGGTACTGCGGGTCGACCAGGCTACCGTCGGCCGGCGGGTGGCGGCGTTGGAGGCGGACCTGGGCTCGACCCTGTTCCTGCGCACGCCGGCCGGCTACCAACTGACCGCCCTCGGCGAGGTTGCCGTGGAAATGGCGCTGAAGATGGAACAGGCCGCCCTCGAGCTGACTCGACGCATCGGCGGCGCCGACAACGAACTGGCCGGCGAAGTGCGCATCGCCACCACCGACTCCCTGGCCCAGGACTTCGTCATCCCGGCCCTGGCCCAGCTGCACCGCGAGCACCCCGGCATCCGCGTGGTGCTCAGCGGAAGCTCGGAAATCGTCAACCTGTCCCAGCGCGAGACTGACATCGCCATCCGCAACCTGCGCCCGGACAACCCCGACCTGGTGCTGCGCAAGCTGGCCAGCTGGACCATGGGGCTGTTCGCGTCGGCGGACTATGTACAGCGCCGGGGCATGCCGGCCGTCGGCAACTTCGAGGGCCACGAACTGGTGGTGTACGAGCCGTACTGGCGCGACCAGGCCCGGCCGACCCTGGTGGACGTGCCCATCGGTGAGGGCAGGGTGGTGCTGGCCGCCAACGCCAGCCTGATGCTGCGCCGGGCGATCGGCCAGGGCCTGGGCATCGGCGAGATTCCCGTGGAACTTGGCCTGCTAGATGGCCTGCAGCGGATCTGGCCCGAGTGCACACGGGCGAAGCCCTACGAGGTGTGGATGGTCACCCACCAGGACCTGCGCCATACCGCCCGGGTGCGCGTGGTGATCGACCACCTGGTCCGGGCATTCGCTGCATAG
- a CDS encoding NAD(P)H-quinone oxidoreductase, which yields MTAIDITQPGGPEVLLPTTRDTPRPGPREVLVQVHAAGVNGPDLLQRKGLYAPPPGASDIPGLEIAGRVVALGEQVSRFVVGDAVIALVPGGGYAEYAVADERTTAPLPANLSMVEGAALPETFMTVWVNLFQRGGFKAGESVLIHGGASGIGTTATQLAKAFGASKIFTTVKDAEQQAASLALGADVAVDYTREDFVEHVMQHTNGQGVDVIVDIIAGDYVARNFKAAAMDGRIVQIGVVKGPASEVDLFPLLVKRLTHIGSTLRARSIDDKAAILDDLQARVWPHVCGGSVKPLIHATFPLTAARQAHELMESGRHIGKVVLSLAYQG from the coding sequence ATGACCGCCATTGACATCACCCAGCCCGGTGGCCCGGAGGTCCTGCTACCCACCACACGCGACACGCCCCGCCCCGGCCCACGGGAAGTACTGGTCCAGGTTCACGCCGCCGGCGTCAACGGCCCTGACCTGCTACAGCGCAAGGGCCTGTACGCGCCACCGCCTGGCGCCTCGGATATTCCGGGCCTGGAGATCGCCGGCAGGGTCGTTGCCCTCGGTGAACAGGTCAGTCGCTTTGTTGTCGGCGACGCGGTCATCGCCCTCGTGCCGGGCGGCGGCTACGCAGAGTACGCGGTAGCCGACGAGCGCACCACCGCGCCCCTGCCGGCCAACCTCAGCATGGTCGAGGGCGCGGCCCTGCCGGAAACCTTCATGACCGTGTGGGTCAACCTGTTCCAGCGCGGTGGCTTCAAGGCCGGTGAGTCGGTGCTGATCCACGGTGGCGCCTCGGGCATCGGCACCACCGCCACGCAACTGGCCAAGGCCTTCGGCGCGTCGAAGATCTTCACCACGGTGAAGGATGCCGAGCAGCAGGCCGCCAGCCTGGCATTGGGCGCCGACGTGGCCGTCGACTACACCCGCGAAGACTTTGTCGAGCACGTGATGCAGCACACAAACGGCCAGGGCGTGGATGTGATCGTCGACATCATTGCCGGCGACTACGTCGCCCGCAACTTCAAGGCGGCGGCCATGGACGGGCGCATCGTGCAGATCGGCGTGGTCAAGGGCCCGGCCAGCGAGGTCGACCTGTTCCCCCTGCTGGTCAAGCGCCTCACTCATATCGGTTCGACCTTGCGTGCGCGCAGTATCGATGACAAGGCGGCGATCCTCGACGACTTGCAGGCCCGTGTATGGCCCCATGTCTGTGGCGGCTCGGTGAAACCGTTGATCCATGCGACCTTTCCGCTCACGGCTGCCCGCCAGGCCCATGAACTGATGGAGTCCGGCCGACATATCGGCAAGGTGGTGCTGAGCTTGGCGTACCAGGGCTGA
- a CDS encoding PA1136 family autoinducer-binding transcriptional regulator, whose protein sequence is MPFDKVVQAVQQIEQATTLALIQSAVRSVARPLGYDRFVLFSANAARDEVVERIHWVEGDWFGDGLRVDAQTYIRHCPVNRHLLTAREPFFWSKREGEGGERYHVVRAPVGTGVHGLQVPVFGPAGLEGAMSLGGLHIDASPATRMCLALLANAAFHAARRLLEAPVGQEVGVLSERERQVLAWTAAGQRQADIAATLGLSVRTVENHLRAARRRLGVATTAQAIRIALGSGVLG, encoded by the coding sequence ATGCCATTCGACAAGGTGGTGCAGGCGGTCCAGCAGATTGAACAGGCCACCACCCTGGCGCTCATCCAGTCGGCCGTGCGCAGCGTCGCCCGGCCGCTGGGCTATGACCGCTTCGTGCTGTTCAGCGCCAATGCCGCGCGGGACGAAGTAGTCGAGCGCATCCACTGGGTGGAGGGCGACTGGTTCGGCGATGGACTACGGGTCGATGCACAGACCTACATACGCCATTGCCCGGTGAACCGGCACCTGCTGACGGCACGCGAGCCGTTCTTCTGGAGCAAGCGTGAAGGCGAGGGGGGCGAGCGCTACCACGTGGTGCGAGCACCGGTCGGCACGGGAGTCCATGGCTTGCAGGTGCCAGTGTTCGGCCCGGCCGGCCTGGAAGGCGCCATGAGCCTTGGAGGCCTGCACATTGATGCCTCGCCCGCTACCCGCATGTGCCTGGCGCTGCTCGCCAACGCGGCGTTCCACGCGGCCCGGCGCCTGCTCGAGGCGCCGGTCGGGCAGGAGGTTGGCGTGCTGAGCGAGCGCGAGCGCCAGGTATTGGCCTGGACCGCCGCCGGCCAACGCCAGGCCGATATCGCCGCGACCCTGGGGTTGTCGGTGCGTACCGTCGAGAACCACCTGCGCGCTGCCCGACGCCGCCTCGGCGTGGCCACCACCGCCCAGGCGATCAGGATCGCCCTGGGCAGTGGCGTGCTGGGCTGA